A portion of the Drosophila sechellia strain sech25 chromosome 2R, ASM438219v1, whole genome shotgun sequence genome contains these proteins:
- the LOC6609957 gene encoding parkin coregulated gene protein homolog isoform X1 has translation MAMAQTARTATARRPTHDYHRPTRSKSANPAQLRPLSGIHGAAVSSRPRYVPPFSIQSQQKNTVVIDGPIHETAPKTASARSRVPNPKILRRQQKSMSTFNLGMGLNGCSAGGANDPGRGTLFRMYFDRGDLPIKMEYLCGGDKIGWTVDIEKLDYSLYLPLFFDGLAETKHPYKTYARQGVTDLLLAGGEKIHPVIPQLILPLKNALSTRNLEVMCTTLKIIQQLVMSSDLVGPALVPFYRQLLPMFNAFKVKNLNCGDEIDYAQKNNLNLGDLIDETLQVLELHGGEDAFINIKYMVPTYESCYLN, from the exons ATGGCCATGGCCCAAACGGCACGCACCGCGACGGCAAGGCGTCCCACGCACGACTACCACAGGCCGACGCGCTCCAAGTCCGCCAATCCGGCGCAACTGCGTCCACTTAGCGGCATCCATGGAGCAGCGGTCTCGTCGCGTCCGCGCTACGTTCCACCCTTCTCCATTCAGTCGCAGCAAAAGAACACGGTCGTCATCGACGGACCCATCCACGAAACCGCCCCCAAGACAGCCAGTGCCAGGAGTCGGGTGCCCAATCCGAAAA TTCTGAGGCGCCAGCAAAAGTCCATGTCCACCTTTAACTTGGGCATGGGTCTTAATGGCTGCTCCGCCGGTGGGGCTAATGATCCGGGACGAGGAACACTCTTTCGAATGTACTTCGACCGCGGCGACCTGCCCATTAAGATGGAGTACCTCTGCGGGGGCGACAAAATCGGATGGACG GTGGACATTGAGAAGCTGGACTACAGCCTCTATCTGCCGCTCTTCTTCGACGGACTGGCGGAGACGAAACATCCCTACAAGACCTATGCCCGCCAGGGAGTCACGGATCTCCTGTTGGCCGGGGGCGAGAAGATACACCCGGTGATACCGCAATTAATATTGCCGCTGAAGA ACGCATTGAGCACACGAAACCTGGAGGTAATGTGCACGACATTGAAGATAATCCAACAGCTGGTCATGTCCTCGGATTTGGTGGGACCCGCCCTGGTGCCCTTCTACCGCCAGTTGCTGCCCATGTTCAATGCGTTTAAGGTGAAAAACT TAAACTGCGGCGATGAGATCGACTACGCCCAGAAGAACAACCTGAATCTGGGGGATCTGATCGATGAGACGCTGCAGGTGCTGGAACTGCATGGCGGCGAGGATGCCTTCATCAACATCAAGTACATGGTGCCGACCTACGAGTCCTgctatttaaattga
- the LOC6609962 gene encoding uncharacterized protein LOC6609962 gives MQYMLNLLSPFARLNVFQEIVWFVSPHQRFDQVDEFIMRIDEAFEKTATQTVVNNNTEMRMIHSSARRNHLSFVFTIGAEDPIMQVFSKVLLGRHIYFSMVIYVDKVGEMQPIYDLLTFAYNQQFFNSMVHFESEEGINQLFGVSKFPVMSFDNRTDFMRYIGKMWKQVQNARSDVGGFGFTTPLRQDLPHLFQSQGHYDGSTYRIIETFVSFINGSIKELIMPPDGLGGQAINMKDALQLIRERKMEFCAHAYALFMPDEELEKTYPLLVVQWCLMVPLYNSVSTYFYPLQPFAWNVWFFALGALLALILLELMWLRMFGGWSGYQGAVLNSFCYIINVPIEGQLQQPCLLRFLLLATVFFHGFFLSAYYSSNLGSILTVNLFHAQINTMNDIVSAQLPVMIIDYEMEFLLNLNKELPQEFLELLRPVDSAVFSDHQTSFNSSFAYFVTEDHWQFLDEQQKHLKQRLFKLSSICFGSYHLAFPLQMDSSLWRDIEYFTFRIHSSGLLNFYARSSFGSALHAGLVQRMPDTQEYTSAGLQHLAIAFILLLVMSFLAGIVFVLETLSR, from the coding sequence ATGCAATACATGCTCAATCTATTAAGTCCATTCGCTCGATTGAATGTGTTCCAGGAGATCGTATGGTTCGTAAGTCCGCATCAGCGATTTGACCAAGTAGATGAGTTCATCATGCGCATTGACGAGGCCTTTGAAAAGACTGCAACTCAGACGGTGGTGAATAATAATACAGAGATGCGAATGATTCACTCGTCGGCGCGAAGAAACCATCTGAGCTTTGTGTTTACCATTGGAGCGGAAGATCCCATAATGCAGGTGTTTAGTAAAGTTCTACTTGGACGCCACATCTACTTCTCGATGGTAATATATGTGGACAAAGTGGGTGAGATGCAGCCGATTTACGACCTTCTGACCTTTGCCTACAACCAGCAGTTCTTCAACTCTATGGTGCACTTCGAATCGGAGGAGGGTATCAACCAACTCTTTGGAGTCTCCAAGTTTCCCGTCATGAGTTTCGATAATCGCACCGATTTTATGAGGTACATCGGAAAAATGTGGAAGCAGGTGCAGAATGCTCGCTCGGATGTAGGCGGCTTCGGATTTACTACACCCTTGCGACAGGACCTGCCACACTTGTTCCAATCGCAAGGACACTATGATGGGAGTACATACCGGATAATAGAAACCTTTGTGAGTTTTATAAACGGGAGTATTAAGGAGCTTATAATGCCGCCAGATGGTCTCGGTGGGCAGGCGATTAATATGAAGGATGCCCTGCAGTTGATCCGTGAACGCAAGATGGAGTTCTGTGCCCATGCCTACGCCTTGTTCATGCCCGACGAGGAGCTGGAGAAGACTTACCCATTGCTGGTGGTTCAGTGGTGCCTAATGGTTCCGCTCTACAACAGTGTCTCCACCTACTTCTACCCACTTCAGCCCTTTGCTTGGAATGTGTGGTTCTTTGCACTGGGAGCTTTGCTGGCACTGATTCTTCTGGAGCTAATGTGGCTCAGGATGTTCGGTGGGTGGTCAGGCTATCAGGGCGCTGTACTAAACTCTTTTTGTTATATCATCAATGTGCCCATCGAGGGACAGCTACAACAGCCCTGCCTCCTTCGATTTCTTCTTCTGGCTACTGTGTTTTTTCACGGATTCTTCCTTTCCGCCTACTACTCCTCCAATTTGGGAAGCATCCTCACGGTGAATCTCTTCCACGCCCAAATCAACACCATGAATGACATAGTGAGTGCCCAGTTGCCAGTCATGATTATTGACTACGAAATGGAATTTTTGCTAAATCTGAACAAGGAGTTGCCCCAGGAGTTTTTGGAGCTTCTACGCCCCGTGGATTCGGCAGTATTCTCGGATCACCAAACAAGTTTCAATAGCTCCTTTGCCTATTTCGTCACCGAGGATCACTGGCAGTTCCTTGACGAACAGCAGAAGCATCTGAAGCAGCGACTCTTCAAGCTAAGCTCCATTTGCTTCGGTTCTTACCACCTGGCCTTTCCTCTCCAGATGGATTCGTCCTTGTGGCGGGACATCGAGTACTTTACGTTCCGCATCCACTCTTCGGGACTTCTGAACTTCTATGCTCGTAGCAGCTTTGGATCTGCCCTCCATGCAGGCTTGGTCCAACGAATGCCGGACACCCAGGAGTATACATCTGCTGGACTGCAGCATCTGGCCATTGCCTTCATCTTACTGCTTGTGATGAGTTTTTTGGCCGGGATCGTGTTTGTCCTGGAAACTCTTTCCAGGTGA
- the LOC6609963 gene encoding uncharacterized protein LOC6609963: MDNRAAELILRERNIFPTNGSDNIALLNNMFVLEMFFRITQLYHFKNFIFYISERLDLNNKDSKEFFHNFWTYFPMAPNLIITREHHLGIPMMQFISTPSLVMVFTTGKDDPIMELASHNQQGIHWLKTIFVLFPSLQSRHFETNPESLAHFTAEIKDVYDWVWRKQFINTFLVTIKDNVFILDPYPTPSIVNKTGVWRAEEFFHKYAKNMKGYLVRTPILYDMPRVFKSDRPTNRYEKNFIHGTSGNLFLGFLEFVNATLVDTSANVTDDYLNMTNLLDLVSQGVYETLIHSFTEITTKSVVSYSYPIGINDCCIMVPYRNQSPADQFMHEALQENVWVLISLFTLYITVAIYLCSPLRPRDLSAAFLQSICTLTYSVPTFIIRTPTLRMRYLYILLAIWGIVTSNLYISRMTSYFTTAPPVRQINTVQDVVEANLRIKMLAIEYDRMAKSPLQYPESYLHQVDLVDKHMLDLHRDPFNTSFGYTVSSDRWRFLDLQQFHLRKPIFRLTEICEGPFYHVFRLHKDSHMRSVMTEYIMIAQQAGLMIHWEREAFWEAMHLHRIKVHLFDDEPMALSLDFFSSLLRTWTLGLIIAGLAFAGEMKWHEHVTFKRRPAIRINIYRKPRSFLRRFMKL; encoded by the coding sequence ATGGATAATCGTGCTGCGGAACTTATACTCCGAGAACGGAACATTTTCCCAACCAATGGTTCCGATAACATTGCATTGCTCAACAACATGTTCGTTTTGGAAATGTTCTTCAGAATAACGCAGCTGTACCATTTTAAGAACTTCATCTTTTATATATCCGAAAGGCTAGACCTGAATAACAAGGACTCGAAGGAGTTCTTCCACAATTTCTGGACCTATTTTCCAATGGCGCCCAACCTGATAATAACAAGAGAACACCATTTGGGCATACCCATGATGCAGTTCATCAGCACTCCATCGCTGGTGATGGTCTTCACTACGGGTAAGGACGATCCCATCATGGAGCTGGCTTCCCACAATCAACAGGGAATTCACTGGCTGAAGACGATATTCGTCCTTTTTCCCAGCCTACAGAGCCGTCACTTCGAGACCAATCCGGAGTCACTCGCCCACTTCACGGCGGAGATCAAGGATGTCTACGATTGGGTGTGGAGGAAGCAGttcatcaacacatttttggTTACCATTAaggataatgtatttatactGGATCCCTATCCCACACCATCGATTGTTAACAAAACGGGCGTATGGCGAGCCGAAGAGTTCTTCCACAAATATGCCAAGAACATGAAGGGCTATTTGGTGAGGACCCCCATCCTGTACGATATGCCACGGGTGTTTAAATCGGATCGGCCCACCAACAGGTACGAGAAGAACTTCATCCACGGCACCAGTGGGAATTTGTTTCTGGGTTTCCTGGAATTCGTCAATGCCACTCTGGTGGATACCAGCGCAAATGTGACAGATGATTATTTGAACATGACGAACCTGTTGGACTTGGTGTCGCAGGGGGTGTACGAGACCCTGATCCACTCCTTCACCGAAATAACCACCAAGTCCGTGGTTAGCTATAGCTATCCCATTGGCATTAACGACTGCTGCATCATGGTGCCCTATCGAAATCAATCCCCAGCTGATCAGTTCATGCATGAGGCTCTTCAGGAAAATGTTTGGGTACTGATCAGTCTATTCACACTCTACATAACGGTGGCTATCTATTTGTGTTCACCGCTGAGACCACGTGACCTCAGTGCCGCATTCCTACAGTCCATCTGCACTTTGACCTACAGTGTGCCCACTTTCATCATCCGCACGCCAACACTGCGTATGCGCTATCTCTACATTCTGCTGGCTATCTGGGGAATAGTCACATCGAACTTGTACATTTCGCGGATGACCAGCTACTTCACCACAGCCCCGCCAGTGCGTCAAATAAACACTGTGCAGGATGTGGTGGAGGCCAATCTGAGGATTAAAATGCTGGCTATTGAGTATGACAGGATGGCCAAATCACCGCTGCAGTATCCAGAAAGCTATTTGCACCAGGTGGACTTGGTGGACAAGCACATGCTGGACCTGCATCGTGATCCATTCAACACCTCATTTGGCTACACTGTGAGCAGCGATCGCTGGCGGTTTCTCGACCTGCAGCAATTCCATTTGCGAAAGCCCATCTTCCGGTTAACGGAAATCTGCGAGGGACCATTCTACCACGTGTTCCGCCTCCACAAAGACTCCCACATGCGCTCCGTGATGACCGAATACATCATGATAGCCCAGCAGGCGGGACTTATGATCCATTGGGAGCGCGAGGCGTTCTGGGAGGCAATGCATCTCCACCGCATCAAGGTGCACTTATTCGACGATGAGCCGATGGCTCTCAGCCTGGATTTCTTTTCCAGCCTTCTGCGCACCTGGACTTTGGGTCTGATCATAGCCGGTCTGGCTTTTGCGGGCGAAATGAAGTGGCACGAGCATGTGACCTTCAAACGTCGTCCTGCTATACGGATAAATATATACCGCAAACCCAGATCATTTCTCAGGCGCTTCATGAAATTATGA
- the LOC6609959 gene encoding thioredoxin-related transmembrane protein 2 homolog, producing the protein MTWKKQMALLAKPYYWVNILLAISYLLAKKTQFICTRLFILAGEDEACDLDSREVEILFFLLIVVMIRSRKTGSVTMINYLASSFLYTKVANAILWAYADFRYGLGFLLLCVLVGMVLPEPSYRGPEHITYFRNAQVFEEELARDKRTSWLICFYTVWNPSCVNFAPVFAELSAEYNTDHLKFGKIDIGRIPDVAQKYRISDSSFSRQLPTVILFQQGKETDRRPCVDSKGKLQKFFFSSDNVRATFGLNQLYKEAVERLPIAPKEAKKVQ; encoded by the coding sequence ATGACGTGGAAGAAGCAGATGGCGCTGCTGGCCAAGCCATACTACTGGGTGAACATCCTGCTGGCCATATCGTACCTTTTAGCCAAAAAGACGCAGTTCATCTGCACCCGCCTATTTATTCTCGCCGGAGAGGATGAAGCATGCGACCTGGACAGTCGTGAGGTGGAAATCTTGTTCTTCCTGCTGATCGTGGTGATGATACGGTCACGCAAAACGGGCAGTGTCACCATGATCAACTACTTGGCCTCGTCGTTCCTCTACACCAAGGTGGCCAACGCCATTTTGTGGGCCTACGCGGACTTTCGCTACGGCCTGGGCTTTCTGCTGCTCTGCGTCCTGGTGGGCATGGTGCTGCCGGAGCCCTCGTACCGCGGACCAGAGCACATCACCTACTTCCGCAACGCACAGGTCTTCGAGGAGGAGTTGGCCAGGGACAAGCGAACCAGCTGGCTGATCTGCTTCTACACGGTGTGGAATCCCAGCTGTGTGAACTTCGCCCCCGTTTTTGCCGAGCTCTCTGCGGAGTACAACACGGACCACCTGAAGTTCGGCAAGATTGACATTGGACGCATCCCGGACGTGGCCCAAAAGTATCGCATCTCGGACAGCAGCTTCTCCCGTCAGCTACCCACTGTGATCCTGTTCCAACAGGGCAAGGAGACGGACCGCAGGCCCTGCGTCGATTCCAAGGGCAAACTGCAGAAGTTCTTCTTCTCCAGCGACAATGTGCGCGCCACCTTTGGCCTTAACCAGCTGTACAAGGAGGCCGTGGAACGACTACCCATTGCGCCCAAGGAGGCCAAGAAGGTCCAGTAG
- the LOC6609961 gene encoding uncharacterized protein LOC6609961 — translation MLLGTDLISGVIRSPYSFDIPHAFIFNVSVPKFCGPYMEIVKHFAEVYHYQLFLDPLERLPKKSVVEQDIISGKYNLSLHGVIIRPEVTSEFFNVTQHSYPLELMTNCVMVPLAPELPKWMYMVWPLGKYIWTCLFLGTFYVALLLRYMHWREPGNATRSYTRNVLHAVALLMFSANMNMCVKLKHASIRVIIFYTLLYIFGFILTNYHLSHMTAFGMKPVFLRPIDTWSDLIHSRLRIVIHDSLLDELRWLPDYQALLASPSRSYAYVVTQDAWLFFNRQQKVLIQPYFHLSKVCFGGLFNALPMASNASFAGSLNKFILNVWQAGLWNYWEELAFRHAEQAGYAKVFLDTYPVEPLNLEFFSTAWIVLFAGIPISSLAFCLERFIHRRKQRRPQYERFECYDY, via the exons ATGCTGCTCGGCACGGACCTGATCAGTGGAGTGATCCGCTCGCCATATAGTTTTGACATCCCCCACGCCTTTATCTTCAACGTATCGGTGCCCAAGTTCTGTGGTCCCTACATGGAGATAGTGAAGCACTTCGCTGAGGTGTACCACTACCAGCTGTTTCTCGATCCTCTCGAGAGGTTGCCCAAGAAATCGGTGGTGGAACAGGACATTATCAGCGGCAAGTACAACCTATCGCTCCATGGGGTTATCATTCGGCCAGAGGTGACCAGTGAGTTCTTTAACGTCACGCAGCATAGCTATCCGCTGGAGCTGATGACGAACTGCGTAATGGTACCCCTTGCTCCCGAGCTGCCCAAGTGGATGTACATGGTGTGGCCGCTGGGCAAGTACATCTGGACATGCCTCTTCCTCGGCACCTTCTATGTCGCGCTCCTGCTGAGGTATATGCACTGGCGGGAGCCAGGGAATGCTACCCGATCGTACACCAGGAACGTGCTTCACGCCGTGGCCCTTTTGATGTTTAGTGCCAACATGAACATGTGCGTGAAGCTGAAGCACGCCTCGATTCGCGTCATAATCTTCTACACGCTACTCTACATCTTTGGTTTCATCCTGACCAATTACCACCTCAGCCACATGACGGCCTTCGGTATGAAGCCGGTGTTTCTGCGGCCCATCGACACCTGGTCGGATCTGATCCACTCGAGACTACGCATCGTTATCCACGACTCGCTGCTGGATGAGCTGCGCTGGCTGCCG GATTACCAGGCCCTGCTGGCGAGTCCATCGCGTTCCTACGCCTATGTGGTCACCCAGGATGCCTGGTTGTTCTTCAACCGACAGCAGAAGGTGCTCATCCAGCCGTACTTCCACCTGTCCAAGGTGTGCTTCGGCGGTCTCTTCAACGCCCTGCCCATGGCCTCCAATGCCAGCTTTGCCGGCTCCCTGAACAAGTTCATTCTGAACGTTTGGCAGGCGGGTTTGTGGAACTACTGGGAAGAGCTAGCCTTTCGGCATGCCGAGCAGGCTGGCTACGCGAAAGTTTTCCTGGACACATATCCGGTGGAACCACTAAACCTGGAGTTCTTCAGCACGGCATGGATTGTCTTATTCGCGGGAATCCCCATTAGTTCGCTGGCTTTCTGTTTGGAGCGCTTTATCCATCGACGAAAGCAAAGACGTCCTCAGTATGAACGATTTGAGTGCTACGATTACTAA
- the LOC6609957 gene encoding parkin coregulated gene protein homolog isoform X2 → MALHLIPCGVHICGVCHLSGAFVYLGRNAVVTAESYVDIEKLDYSLYLPLFFDGLAETKHPYKTYARQGVTDLLLAGGEKIHPVIPQLILPLKNALSTRNLEVMCTTLKIIQQLVMSSDLVGPALVPFYRQLLPMFNAFKVKNLNCGDEIDYAQKNNLNLGDLIDETLQVLELHGGEDAFINIKYMVPTYESCYLN, encoded by the exons ATGGCACTCCATCTTATTCCATGTGGAGTTCACATATGCGGCGTATGTCATTTGAGTGGTGCGTTTGTTTATCTAGGCCGAAATGCCGTCGTGACAGCAGAATCATAT GTGGACATTGAGAAGCTGGACTACAGCCTCTATCTGCCGCTCTTCTTCGACGGACTGGCGGAGACGAAACATCCCTACAAGACCTATGCCCGCCAGGGAGTCACGGATCTCCTGTTGGCCGGGGGCGAGAAGATACACCCGGTGATACCGCAATTAATATTGCCGCTGAAGA ACGCATTGAGCACACGAAACCTGGAGGTAATGTGCACGACATTGAAGATAATCCAACAGCTGGTCATGTCCTCGGATTTGGTGGGACCCGCCCTGGTGCCCTTCTACCGCCAGTTGCTGCCCATGTTCAATGCGTTTAAGGTGAAAAACT TAAACTGCGGCGATGAGATCGACTACGCCCAGAAGAACAACCTGAATCTGGGGGATCTGATCGATGAGACGCTGCAGGTGCTGGAACTGCATGGCGGCGAGGATGCCTTCATCAACATCAAGTACATGGTGCCGACCTACGAGTCCTgctatttaaattga
- the LOC6609958 gene encoding uncharacterized protein LOC6609958, with protein MLLQQCEKIINLDQHFTECWNTSPLRNFDFIISLLSVISLSVVKMAAIPQGAFAACKIREQFNERELIIARMRTAAADKGSVDNGHAATQREYSPNKYNDKLMNSIWGLYNRYSPHNVKKNEYAPTK; from the exons atgctgctgcagcagtgCGAAAAAATCATCAACCTCGATCAGCATTTCACAGAGTGCTGGAATACAAGCCCATTGCGAAACTTTGACTTCATCATCTCCCTTCTGAGCGTTATTTCCCTGAGTG TTGTTAAGATGGCCGCCATTCCACAAGGTGCATTCGCAGCCTGCAAGATCCGCGAGCAATTCAACGAACGTGAGCTGATCATCGCCCGAATGAGGACCGCTGCCGCAGATAAGGGTTCCGTTGACAACGGGCACGCAGCAACCC AGCGCGAGTACTCGCCCAACAAGTACAACGACAAGCTGATGAACTCCATCTGGGGATTGTACAATCGCTATTCCCCCCACAATGTGAAGAAGAACGAGTACGCCCCCACCAAGTGA
- the LOC6609956 gene encoding serine/threonine-protein kinase hippo — protein sequence MSEPEVTSVVDMKSPNISSSCSFFKLKKLSEESLLQPPEKVFDIMYKLGEGSYGSVYKAVHKESSSIVAIKLVPVESDLHEIIKEISIMQQCDSPYVVRYYGSYFKQYDLWICMEYCGAGSVSDIMRLRKKTLTEDEIATVLSDTLQGLVYLHLRRKIHRDIKAANILLNTEGYAKLADFGVAGQLTDTMAKRNTVIGTPFWMAPEVIEEIGYDCVADIWSLGITALEMAEGKPPYGEIHPMRAIFMIPQKPPPSFREPDRWSTEFIDFVSKCLVKEPDDRATATELLEHEFIRNAKHRSILKPMLEETCAIREQQRANRSFGGALAASQAKSLATQENGMQQHIMDNAFMEDPGTLVPEKFGEYQQSSASDATMIAHAEQGADEGTLGPGGLRNLSKAAAPAAASSTASPLDMPAVDSGTMVELESNLGTMVINSDSDDSTTAKNNDDQKPRNRYRPQFLEHFDRKNAGDGRGDEKPIATEYSPAAAEQQQQQQQQQQQQQEEQHLASGANDLNNWEHNMEMQFQQISAINQYGLQQHQQQQQVLMAYPLMNEQLIALNNQPNLLLSNAAPMGQQGIPAAAPAQPPPAYQNQHMHTQSHAYVEGEFEFLKFLTFDDLNQRLCNIDHEMELEIEQLNKKYNAKRQPIVDAMNAKRKRQQNINNNLIKI from the exons atgtcTGAGCCAGAGGTGACCAGCGTTGTAGATATGAAATCGCCCAACAtatcctcctcctgctccttctTCAAGCTGAAGAAGCTGTCGGAGGAGTCGCTTCTGCAGCCGCCTGAAAAGGTCTTCGACATTATGTACAAGCTGGGCGAGGGCAGCTATGGATCGGTCTACAAGGCAGTTCACAAGGAAAGCAGCTCCATTGTGGCCATCAAGCTGGTGCCGGTGGAGTCCGACCTGCACGAGATCATCAAGGAGATATCCATTATGCAACAGTGCGACTCGCCGTATGTGGTGCGCTATTACGGCTCCTACTTCAAGCAGTATGACCTGTGGATCTGCATGGAGTACTGTGGCGCCGGCAGCGTCTCCGACATTATGCGTCTGCGCAAGAAGACGCTGACTGAGGACGAGATAGCCACTGTTCTGTCGGACACACTGCAGGGCTTGGTCTATCTGCATCTGCGTCGCAAGATCCATCGCGACATCAAGGCGGCCAACATCCTGCTCAATACCGAAGGCTATGCAAAGTTGGCCGATTTCGGAGTCGCCGGTCAGCTTACGGACACAATGGCCAAGAGAAACACTGTGATCGGAACGCCCTTCTGGATGGCGCCCGAGGTGATTGAGGAGATTGGCTACGACTGTGTGGCTGACATATGGTCATTGGGCATCACCGCCCTGGAAATGGCCGAGGGAAAGCCCCCATACGGTGAAATCCATCCCATGCGAGCCATCTTTATGATTCCGCAAAAGCCACCACCATCGTTCCGGGAACCTGATCGCTGGAGCACAGAGTTCATTGACTTCGTGAGCAAGTGCCTGGTAAAAGAGCCAGACGACCGGGCAACGGCCACTGAACTTCTGGAGCACGAGTTCATACGCAACGCCAAGCACCGATCGATTCTAAAGCCCATGCTCGAGGAGACCTGTGCCATCCGAGAACAACAACGCGCCAATCGCAGTTTTGGGGGCGCCCTGGCTGCTAGTCAGGCGAAGAGCTTAGCCACCCAGGAAAACGGAATGCAACAACACATCATGGACAACGCGTTCATGGAGGATCCGGGTACTCTGGTGCCGGAGAAGTTCGGAGAATACCAACAGAGCTCTGCCTCAGATGCCACCATGATAGCGCATGCAGAGCAAGGCGCGGATGAGGGCACTTTGGGGCCGGGTGGGCTAAGGAACTTGTCCAAGGCAGCTGCTCCTGCAGCGGCCTCCTCGACAGCATCTCCTCTGGACATGCCGGCAGTTGACAGCGGCACAATGGTGGAGCTGGAGTCGAACTTGG GCACTATGGTAATCAACTCCGATTCGGACGACTCCACAACGGCCAAAAACAACGACGATCAGAAACCGCGAAACCGCTACAGGCCGCAGTTCCTGGAGCACTTCGATCGCAAAAATGCGGGAGATGGTCGTGGCGATGAAAAACCCATAGCCACAGAGTATTCTCCGGCAGCagcggagcagcagcaacaacaacagcagcagcagcaacaacagcaggagGAACAGCATCTGGCCAGCGGGGCCAACGATTTGAACAACTGGGAGCACAACATGGAAATGCAGTTCCAGCAGATCTCCGCCATTAATCAGTATGGtctgcagcagcaccagcagcagcagcaagttcTGATGGCTTATCCCCTGATGAACGAACAACTCATCGCGCTCAACAATCAACCGAATCTACTGCTCAGCAACGCTGCGCCAATGGGACAGCAGGGAATACCGGCAGCGGCTCCAGCTCAACCGCCGCCCGCATATCAGAATCAGCATATGCATACGCAATCGCACGCCTACGTTGAGGGTGAGTTTGAGTTCCTCAAGTTCCTTACCTTCGACGATCTGAACCAGCGGCTGTGCAACATCGATCACGAGATGGAGTTGGAGATCGAACAGCTAAACAAGAAATACAATGCCAAGCGGCAGCCAATTGTTGACGCCATGAATGCGAAGCGCAAACGCCAGCAGAATATCAATAATAATCTGATTAAGATATAG